Proteins encoded by one window of Lathyrus oleraceus cultivar Zhongwan6 chromosome 1, CAAS_Psat_ZW6_1.0, whole genome shotgun sequence:
- the LOC127115571 gene encoding L10-interacting MYB domain-containing protein-like, whose product MTTKRKIHVDEIQRYKASWTDLKVSEIFIQACMDQVTKGERIGTSFTKTGWKNIVSQFNGSSGRNYDKTKLKNRYDSLRKEWRAWFNLFGKVTGMGWDSEKNSFDAPDEWWEKKQLENPLYGKFREKGLPFANQLTTLFKDVVANGEYAWAPSSGILPDEDCGNDVDDLGPCPNNIGLDMEEGSGDSEDVSIGATKDFSNINLNTSQGVASQSSGQKRKRASGVEKKTKKKITPSSTIAEAVSVIAETCKARNDAITSTSIGEVMATLHTMDEITSDIDLLTKCCQLMMFKPAREMFVSFKGFEDRRVHWLKFAANNPMSFMKM is encoded by the coding sequence ATGACTACAAAGAGAAAAATTCATGTTGATGAAATTCAAAGATATAAAGCTAGTTGGACGGATCTTAAAGTTAGCGAAATATTCATTCAAGCATGTATGGATCAAGTTACGAAAGGTGAGCGCATTGGAACTAGCTTTACCAAGACGGGTTGGAAAAACATTGTTTCTCAATTTAATGGATCATCCGGGAGAAATTATGACAAGACAAAATTGAAGAATAGATATGATAGCTTGAGAAAGGAATGGAGAGCATGGTTTAATTTATTTGGAAAAGTTACCGGAATGGGGTGGGATAGTGAGAAGAATTCATTTGATGCACCGGACGAGTGGTGGGAGAAAAAACAATTGGAAAATCCTCTATATGGAAAATTTAGAGAGAAAGGACTTCCATTTGCTAATCAACTAACCACACTTTTCAAGGATGTGGTGGCTAATGGTGAGTATGCTTGGGCACCTTCAAGTGGTATATTGCCCGATGAGGATTGTGGTAACGATGTTGATGACTTAGGTCCATGTCCTAATAATATTGGCTTGGATATGGAAGAAGGATCGGGTGATAGTGAAGATGTAAGTATTGGAGCAACGAAAGATTTTTCAAATATTAATTTGAATACTTCCCAAGGGGTTGCTAGCCAAAGTAGTGGACAAAAGAGAAAGAGAGCTAGTGGTGTTGAAAAGAAAACCAAGAAAAAGATAACTCCCTCATCAACAATAGCTGAAGCTGTTAGTGTGATTGCAGAAACATGTAAGGCACGAAATGATGCTATAACTAGTACATCTATTGGTGAGGTGATGGCCACACTCCATACCATGGATGAAATTACAAGTGATATAGACTTGTTGACAAAATGTTGCCAACTAATGATGTTCAAGCCTGCGAGGGAGATGTTTGTTTCCTTTAAAGGTTTTGAAGATAGAAGGGTGCATTGGCTTAAATTTGCAGCAAATAATCCTATGTCGTTTATGAAGATGTAA
- the LOC127097608 gene encoding uncharacterized protein LOC127097608 gives MGVEEMVAMFLVVVGNGVGNRMIQERFQHSRETVSRHFHRVLRACLKLSMKYIKPEDPTFHDCHSKIKNDQRYWPFFKNVIGAINGTHVSCVVNANEQTRYIGRKGYPTQNIMAVCDWNMCFTFVLAGWEGTAHDARVFDQALTNVNLNFPHPPPGKYYLVDSGYPTPIGYIGPYRCERYHLPDFRRSNGFANNNEVFNYYHSSLRCTIERTFGVWKNRFAILRCMPKFKFQTQVQIVVATMTIHNFIRRNAEIDVDFNLYEDENTTIHHDDYHISPNLDQSQVLNVASSLEMDHVRDSIRNKIIEYKLKT, from the exons ATGGGAGTTGAAGAAATGGTTGCAATGTTTTTAGTTGTTGTTGGAAATGGGGTAGGTAATAGAATGATTCAAGAAAGGTTTCAACACTCAAGGGAGACTGTTAGTAGACATTTTCATCGGGTACTTCGTGCTTGTCTTAAGTTGTCTATGAAATATATTAAACCTGAAGATCCTACATTTCATGATTGtcattcaaaaataaaaaatgatcaaCGTTATTGGCCTTTTTTCAAGAATGTTATAGGAGCAATTAATGGTACTCATGTGTCATGTGTAGTTAATGCCAACGAGCAAACCAGGTATATTGGAAGAAAGGGATATCCTACACAAAATATAATGGCTGTATGTGATTGGAATATGTGTTTCACTTTTGTATTAGCCGGTTGGGAAGGTACTGCCCATGATGCACGTGTTTTTGACCAAGCTCTCACAAATGTGAACCTTAATTTTCCACACCCTCCTCCTG GTAAGTATTATTTGGTAGATTCTGGCTATCCAACACCAATAGGATACATTGGTCCCTACAGATGTGAACGTTATCACCTTCCTGATTTTAGGCGTTCTAACGGGTTCGCAAATAATAATGAAGTATTTAATTATTATCACTCAAGTTTAAGGTGCACAATAGAAAGAACTTTTGGAGTATGGAAGAACAGATTTGCAATTTTGCGTTGTATGCCCAAGTTCAAATTTCAGACGCAGGTTCAAATAGTCGTCGCAACAATGACCATTCACAACTTTATTAGAAGGAATGCAGAAATTGATGTTGATTTTAATCTTTATGAAGATGAAAATACAACCATTCACCATGATGATTACCATATATCGCCTAACTTAGATCAATCACAAGTTTTAAATGTCGCTTCATCATTAGAGATGGATCACGTTCGCGACTCAATTCGCAATAAAATTATAGAGTACAAGTTAAAAACTTAA